In the Corynebacterium suedekumii genome, one interval contains:
- a CDS encoding gamma-glutamyltransferase family protein produces MTPITSPRSVLVAVSLTALVLSACTTADQESTDTTETTTTTTADAAPAAEVAPITASNCEFDEAPAGDDAGGEATGGESDRDITTNPEIATGYRSGMQAVQTQSFSVATANPVATRAACDVLLQGGTAADAVVTAQFVLGLTEPQSSGIGGGGYILYHDAVTGENVAIDGREVAPLAADENYLIHVSPEDQSAPVPDARRSGRSIGVPGIVAALGTLHERFGARDWSENLTPASDLATEGFEISPRMAASVESSAEDLARDPEARAYFLDAEGAAKPAGTVLQNPEYAAVVDTLATDGPDALYTGELAQSIVEAATRDDDGMTPSLMTTADLAGYTPIEHEVLCAPYRETVVCGMPPSSSGGVAVLETLRLLDGFELAQHAPGEAGPDGALPTPAAVHLVSEAERLAYADRDAYIADPAFTEIPGGVGAFLTDGYIGERAELIDENASMGVAEPGELVPAIARGADLPEQGTTHISVIDAQGNAASATTSIEAGFGSFHMTNGFLLNNQLTDFSAEPVGEDGEPVANRVEAAKRPRSSMSPMLVFDRADGDAPGDLRMVLGSPGGSLIIQYVVKTLLNIVDWDMNPQQAVSAPNFGARNTEDTTIGGEHPLMSDSDSLVSGLEDLGHTVDTEDQSSGLSALVVTEDGIIGGADPRREGIVLGG; encoded by the coding sequence ATGACGCCCATCACAAGCCCACGCTCCGTCCTGGTCGCCGTGTCCCTCACGGCGCTCGTGCTCAGCGCCTGCACCACCGCCGACCAGGAATCCACCGACACCACCGAAACCACCACCACGACCACCGCTGACGCGGCCCCGGCCGCCGAGGTCGCCCCCATCACCGCCAGCAACTGCGAGTTCGACGAGGCACCCGCCGGCGACGACGCCGGGGGAGAGGCCACCGGCGGCGAGAGCGACCGCGACATCACCACCAACCCGGAGATCGCCACCGGCTACCGCTCCGGCATGCAGGCGGTGCAGACCCAGTCCTTCTCGGTCGCCACGGCCAACCCCGTGGCCACCCGTGCGGCCTGCGACGTCCTGCTCCAGGGCGGCACCGCAGCGGACGCCGTCGTCACCGCCCAGTTCGTCCTCGGCCTGACCGAACCGCAGTCCTCCGGCATCGGCGGTGGCGGGTACATCCTCTATCATGACGCCGTCACCGGCGAGAACGTCGCCATCGACGGCCGCGAGGTCGCCCCGCTGGCCGCCGACGAGAACTACCTCATCCACGTCTCCCCCGAGGACCAGAGTGCACCCGTCCCGGACGCCCGCCGTTCGGGACGCTCCATCGGCGTGCCCGGCATCGTCGCCGCACTCGGCACCCTCCACGAGCGCTTCGGTGCCCGCGACTGGTCGGAGAACCTCACCCCGGCCAGTGACCTGGCCACCGAAGGTTTCGAGATCTCCCCGCGCATGGCAGCCTCCGTCGAGAGCTCCGCCGAGGACCTCGCCCGCGACCCCGAGGCCCGCGCCTACTTCCTCGATGCGGAGGGTGCGGCGAAGCCGGCCGGGACGGTGCTGCAGAACCCGGAGTATGCCGCGGTCGTCGACACGCTCGCGACAGACGGGCCCGACGCCCTCTACACCGGGGAGCTGGCCCAGTCCATCGTCGAGGCGGCCACGCGTGACGACGACGGCATGACCCCCTCGCTCATGACCACCGCCGACCTCGCCGGCTACACCCCGATCGAGCATGAGGTGCTGTGCGCGCCCTACCGCGAGACCGTCGTGTGCGGCATGCCCCCGTCCTCCTCCGGCGGTGTCGCCGTCCTGGAGACCCTGCGCCTGCTCGACGGCTTCGAGCTCGCCCAGCACGCCCCCGGCGAAGCCGGGCCCGACGGCGCACTGCCCACCCCGGCGGCCGTGCACCTCGTCTCCGAGGCCGAACGACTGGCCTACGCCGACCGCGACGCCTACATCGCCGACCCCGCCTTCACCGAGATCCCCGGCGGCGTCGGCGCCTTCCTCACCGACGGCTACATCGGTGAGCGCGCCGAACTCATCGACGAGAACGCCTCCATGGGTGTCGCCGAGCCCGGCGAACTCGTCCCCGCCATTGCCCGCGGCGCCGATCTGCCTGAACAGGGCACGACCCACATCAGCGTCATCGACGCCCAGGGCAACGCCGCCTCCGCCACCACCAGCATCGAGGCCGGCTTCGGCTCCTTCCACATGACCAACGGCTTCCTGCTCAACAACCAGCTCACCGACTTCTCCGCCGAGCCCGTCGGCGAGGACGGCGAGCCCGTGGCCAACCGCGTCGAGGCCGCCAAACGCCCCCGCTCCTCCATGTCGCCCATGCTCGTCTTCGACCGTGCCGACGGCGATGCTCCCGGCGACCTGCGCATGGTGCTCGGCTCCCCGGGCGGCTCCCTGATCATCCAGTACGTGGTGAAGACCCTGCTCAACATCGTCGACTGGGACATGAACCCCCAGCAGGCGGTCTCCGCCCCCAACTTCGGCGCCCGCAACACCGAGGACACCACCATCGGCGGCGAACACCCCCTCATGTCCGACAGTGACTCCCTCGTCTCCGGGCTGGAGGACCTCGGCCACACCGTGGACACCGAGGACCAGTCCAGTGGTCTTTCGGCACTCGTGGTCACCGAGGACGGCATCATCGGAGGAGCCGACCCGAGACGGGAGGGCATCGTCCTGGGTGGTTAG
- a CDS encoding amino acid-binding ACT domain protein → MSFLIRVLLPDVPGSLGQLAEAIGYAGGNIQSVDIVEVFPDGTVMDDIVVGLPNTVMADTLITAANSIEGVEVDSIRPFSGRVDRRGQIEMLAKVAAFSRTIPRAMEELVTVTPQSMTASWAIVLDDAVDSPITRVAASLAAPEDDGSSPVSIDVAQARMLNAEAEDWVPESWGLLDSSLAATPLVGTGMVLVVGRTGGPDFLASEVQHLGHIGRIVGAILS, encoded by the coding sequence ATGTCGTTTCTCATCCGCGTCCTGCTCCCCGATGTCCCGGGAAGCCTGGGACAACTCGCGGAGGCCATCGGATACGCCGGCGGAAACATCCAGTCGGTCGACATCGTGGAGGTGTTCCCCGACGGCACGGTGATGGATGACATCGTCGTCGGCCTGCCCAACACGGTCATGGCGGACACGCTCATCACCGCCGCGAACTCCATCGAGGGCGTGGAGGTCGACTCGATCCGCCCCTTCTCCGGTCGGGTGGACCGTCGCGGCCAGATCGAGATGCTGGCCAAGGTCGCCGCGTTCTCCCGCACCATCCCCCGCGCCATGGAGGAGCTGGTCACCGTCACCCCGCAGTCCATGACCGCGTCGTGGGCCATCGTGCTTGACGACGCCGTGGACTCCCCCATCACCCGCGTCGCCGCGTCCCTGGCGGCGCCGGAGGATGACGGCTCCAGCCCGGTGAGCATCGACGTCGCCCAGGCCCGCATGCTCAACGCGGAGGCCGAGGACTGGGTCCCGGAATCGTGGGGGCTGCTCGACTCCTCCCTGGCTGCCACTCCCCTGGTCGGCACCGGCATGGTCCTCGTTGTCGGGCGTACCGGCGGCCCGGACTTCCTCGCCAGCGAAGTCCAGCATCTCGGCCACATCGGCCGCATCGTCGGCGCGATCCTCAGTTGA
- the gatC gene encoding Asp-tRNA(Asn)/Glu-tRNA(Gln) amidotransferase subunit GatC codes for MSEISRDEVAHLAKLSRLALSDDELKKFAGQIDEIVANVSAVQQVDADGVEPMSHPHSITTSMREDVVVPTLTAEQALDQAPAVEDDRFVVPQILGEEQ; via the coding sequence GTGTCCGAAATTTCGCGTGACGAGGTCGCCCACCTCGCGAAGCTGTCCCGCCTTGCGCTCAGCGACGACGAACTGAAGAAGTTCGCCGGCCAGATCGACGAGATCGTCGCCAATGTCTCCGCCGTGCAGCAGGTCGATGCCGACGGCGTTGAGCCGATGAGCCACCCGCACTCGATCACCACGTCCATGCGTGAGGACGTCGTCGTCCCCACCCTCACCGCCGAGCAGGCCCTCGACCAGGCCCCGGCCGTCGAGGACGACCGCTTCGTCGTCCCGCAGATCCTCGGGGAGGAGCAGTAA